The following proteins come from a genomic window of Methanothrix sp.:
- the lonB gene encoding ATP-dependent protease LonB has translation MEEPNELLGSIQFEDTSSIAVPESLIDQVIGQEEAVEVIKKAAHQRRHVMLIGSPGTGKSMLGKAMSELLPVEELQDILVYHNPEDNNNPRIRVVPAGRGRQIVDAHKMEARKKVQTRNMFFMLIVMGLIVYAYYTGQLLFGIIAAALIFLSMRYLIPKEDVFIPKLLVDNSGKKTAPFVDATGAHAGALLGDVRHDPFQSGGLETPSHERVECGAIHRAHKGVLFIDEINTLRLESQQSLLTALQEGAYPITGQSERSSGALVRTEPVPCSFIMVVAGNLDAVQGMHPALRSRIKGYGYEVYMRDTMEDTVENRDKLIRFVAQEVVRDGKIPHFTRDAVAEIIREAKRRSGRKGHLTLMLRDLGGLIRVAGDIARSEGAPLTEARHVIEAKRMARSLEQQMADRYLERRKEYSMYKSSGDEIGRVNGLAVIGDSGIVLPIMAEVTPAQSKEEGRVIATGRLQEIAKEAVTNVSALIKKLQGEDITTKDVHIQFIGTYEGVEGDSASISIATAVVSALEGIPVKQSVAMTGSLSVRGDVLPVGGVTQKIEAAAQAGIKTVLIPRSNMGDVLVDESIRDKIEIIPVSNISEVFEYSLAGQRSKLLEKLRRFATEKKIGISIPDGIPSPAMSIL, from the coding sequence ATGGAAGAACCGAACGAGTTGCTTGGCAGCATTCAGTTCGAGGATACGAGCAGCATCGCCGTCCCCGAGAGCCTCATAGACCAGGTCATAGGCCAGGAGGAGGCGGTGGAGGTCATCAAGAAGGCGGCACACCAGCGTCGCCATGTGATGCTCATCGGCTCGCCAGGCACAGGCAAGTCGATGCTGGGAAAGGCCATGAGCGAGCTGCTCCCTGTCGAGGAGCTGCAGGACATCCTGGTCTATCACAACCCAGAGGACAACAACAACCCGCGCATCAGGGTCGTGCCCGCAGGTCGTGGCAGGCAGATCGTGGATGCCCACAAGATGGAGGCCAGGAAGAAGGTCCAGACGAGGAACATGTTCTTCATGCTCATCGTCATGGGGCTGATAGTCTACGCTTACTACACCGGCCAGCTCCTCTTCGGGATAATCGCGGCGGCGCTGATATTCCTTTCAATGAGGTATCTCATACCAAAAGAGGATGTGTTCATCCCGAAGCTTCTCGTGGATAACAGCGGGAAAAAGACTGCTCCGTTCGTTGATGCAACAGGTGCGCATGCCGGAGCGCTGCTCGGTGATGTCCGGCACGATCCGTTCCAGTCGGGCGGCCTGGAGACCCCGAGCCATGAGAGGGTCGAGTGCGGCGCGATCCACAGGGCGCACAAGGGTGTGCTGTTCATAGATGAGATCAATACTCTCAGGCTTGAGTCGCAGCAGAGCCTCCTTACAGCCCTCCAGGAGGGCGCGTACCCGATAACAGGGCAGAGCGAGAGGTCCTCAGGAGCGCTCGTGCGGACGGAACCGGTGCCCTGCAGCTTCATAATGGTCGTCGCGGGGAACCTGGATGCGGTGCAGGGAATGCACCCGGCGCTCAGATCACGCATCAAGGGCTACGGCTACGAGGTCTACATGAGGGACACCATGGAGGACACCGTGGAGAACAGGGACAAGCTGATCAGGTTCGTGGCCCAGGAGGTCGTGCGTGACGGCAAGATCCCGCACTTCACGAGGGATGCTGTTGCTGAGATAATCAGAGAGGCCAAGAGGCGCTCCGGCAGAAAGGGGCATCTGACACTGATGCTCAGGGATCTCGGCGGGCTGATAAGGGTCGCCGGCGACATCGCGAGATCCGAGGGCGCGCCACTGACAGAGGCCAGGCATGTCATAGAGGCGAAGAGGATGGCGAGATCGCTGGAGCAGCAGATGGCTGACAGATATCTGGAGAGGAGAAAGGAGTACAGCATGTACAAGAGCTCCGGCGATGAGATCGGCAGGGTTAACGGGCTCGCTGTCATCGGCGACTCTGGCATCGTCCTGCCCATAATGGCCGAGGTAACCCCTGCCCAGTCCAAGGAGGAGGGGCGGGTGATCGCAACCGGCAGGCTCCAGGAGATAGCGAAGGAGGCTGTTACAAACGTCTCCGCTCTGATCAAGAAGCTCCAGGGAGAGGACATAACAACAAAGGACGTCCACATCCAGTTCATCGGCACATACGAGGGCGTTGAGGGCGACAGCGCGTCGATATCGATAGCCACAGCGGTCGTCTCCGCTCTTGAGGGAATACCCGTGAAGCAGAGCGTCGCTATGACCGGCTCCCTCTCGGTCAGAGGAGATGTCCTTCCCGTCGGAGGGGTAACACAGAAGATAGAGGCTGCTGCCCAGGCAGGGATAAAGACGGTGCTGATACCCAGGTCCAACATGGGAGATGTGCTGGTGGATGAATCGATAAGAGATAAGATAGAGATTATACCTGTGTCCAATATCAGCGAGGTCTTCGAGTACAGCCTGGCCGGGCAGAGATCCAAGCTCCTCGAGAAGCTCAGGAGATTCGCAACAGAGAAGAAGATAGGGATCTCAATACCCGATGGCATTCCAAGTCCAGCGATGAGCATACTCTAG